The following are encoded together in the Acipenser ruthenus chromosome 24, fAciRut3.2 maternal haplotype, whole genome shotgun sequence genome:
- the LOC131700640 gene encoding gap junction delta-2 protein-like — translation MKTAVHSIAGAKVNLFQVVYLKKVLRRDMAEWTLLKRLLDAVHQHSTMIGRLWLTVMVVFRLLIVAVATEDVYTDEQEMFVCNTIQPGCSNLCYDSFAPISQPRFWVFQIIMVSTPSLCFIIYTWHNLSKQPGGGNHFSCESERHPGHSSAEVIERTDFHVNKKSNSIKRARSKGFREGSKKTGSLLKYYVFHVCFRAALEMGFVFAQWVLFGFQVPSHFACTAFPCTQTVDCYVSRPTEKTIFLIFMFSVGVSCICLNLMELNHLGWKKIKESLLKQEVSQAGYQEIESQDENSVISLTFREVTSTTSLPTLELMEENNQPWTCVGHGSPVSQGTVSVSLPYSEIQTQDNLRALSLKTKTGKNRSSKQKNLEVWI, via the coding sequence ATGAAAACTGCTGTCCATAGCATTGCCGGGGCCAAAGTGAATCTATTTCAAGTTGTGTACTTGAAGAAAGTTCTGCGCAGAGACATGGCGGAGTGGACGCTGCTGAAACGGCTGCTTGATGCAGTTCATCAGCACTCAACTATGATCGGGAGGCTATGGCTTACTGTCATGGTTGTTTTTCGTCTACTGATTGTGGCTGTGGCTACAGAAGATGTTTACACAGATGAGCAAGAGATGTTTGTTTGCAACACCATACAGCCAGGATGCTCCAATCTCTGCTATGATTCTTTCGCCCCTATTTCGCAGCCTCGTTTTTGGGTGTTCCAGATTATAATGGTATCCACgccttccctgtgctttataatTTACACTTGGCATAACCTGTCAAAACAGCCCGGAGGAGGAAATCATTTTTCCTGCGAATCTGAGAGACATCCAGGACACAGCTCTGCAGAAGTCATTGAAAGGACTGATTtccatgtaaataaaaaaagtaatagcATTAAAAGAGCACGATCAAAAGGTTTCAGAGAAGGCAGTAAAAAGACTGGGAgccttttaaaatattatgtCTTTCATGTGTGCTTCCGTGCAGCATTGGAAATGGGCTTTGTTTTTGCTCAATGGGTTCTTTTCGGTTTCCAGGTTCCTTCCCATTTCGCATGCACAGCATTTCCGTGCACCCAGACAGTTGACTGCTATGTTTCTCGGCCCACCGAGAAGACCATTTTCCTGATTTTCATGTTTTCTGTCGGGGTCTCCTGCATCTGCCTAAACCTTATGGAGCTGAATCACTTGGGGTGGAAGAAGATCAAGGAATCTTTACTCAAACAGGAGGTGTCACAGGCTGGCTATCAGGAAATAGAAAGCCAAGATGAAAATTCTGTCATTTCTCTCACATTCAGGGAGGTCACAAGCACCACCTCACTTCCAACCTTAGAACTCATGGAAGAAAACAACCAGCCATGGACCTGCGTTGGACACGGCTCTCCTGTAAGCCAGGGAACAGTGAGTGTGTCGTTGCCTTACTCAGAAATACAGACGCAAGACAATCTTAGAGCTCTGTCCTTAAAGACCAAGACAGGGAAAAACAGAAGCTCGAAACAGAAGAACTTAGAAGTCTGGATATGA